In the genome of Novipirellula artificiosorum, one region contains:
- a CDS encoding Ig-like domain-containing protein, whose protein sequence is MRRNSENRSTAANDSNHAASAKRSLLRQLIGRLGFPSTGLGGNAPVSSKRDRLLLESLEPRQLMAGDMEMLFTDGVTSSDTSAVQTSTTAVTTVDRSAEGEAAPDLVQFAKDLADAGVIFYGAHWCPPCSQQKALFEDGQDNLPFVEVTNPDRTPGQIAIDEGITSYPTWEFPDSSRLQGVQSLATLSARSGVPIPQSDQPVFEPIGDKTVQIGAPLHIPVDAYDPDGGPLTVTVSVADSNLLEAVVLDGNRSIRIDMETYGDMVFELFENRAPAATGRVIELAEDNFYDGILFHRIIDDFVLQAGDPTGTGAGGSDLGDFDDDFHPELVHTGSGILSYAKAGDDTNDSQFFITEGPQRFLDFNHSVFGQLVEGEDVREAISEHARVNPNGNPADNNPTTPIKISTIDVFEDTENSVVMLKATGTATGTTNVTFTVADQDGNTFSETIAVSVVADNANSQPFLNPITTPAAVNKNTAATLQLSSTDIEGDAVSYFVSSGSASVSASVNATTGLVTVTPVAGFTGTVPVTVGVRPGVGVTGNSSSDQDTQLVAFTFEDNSVATPSGLDLLAASDTGVSDTDNITKAGSLSFVVSGVTSGATVELVNATTGAVLGVGAATNSTVTITTSNIAALGDGTYSVAARQRIGTTNSPLTSSLVVTYDTVSPTSVVSSATTQANVGRPFTTDLINAEEGAGLVYALSGTSPTAMTINAATGQITWTPTAAQIGTNTVSLTLTDSAGNVRTESFDVTVAGEPLAEIKLTLTDLQGNLITKVQPGQEFLLNLIGVDARDEEDRDGIFAAFADVLFDNSLIRPVPGAGIDFTDRFPTVQKGTFSNGLIDEVGAATDRLTPSQLKDSLIATIRMEALQSGTVNIRSEPADASDSEVLLYGNNDRIPADTVAYGAVALAIGQNFIVADDTITVAEDSGVTLVDVLANDTIVSGNGTLSVVSATQPTNGAAVSVDDGEVRFLLDSNFNGDFEFTYQVRDNEGIQETATVTVTVTPVNDPPVGVDDTFNVDQGSTGNAFDVIANDTLGPDSGETLTVSEVGTSTAGATMTLSSDKKSILYTPPASFTGTDTFTYTVTDGGLTDQVTVTVTVAPADPPPTAVDDTFSVTEDDAEAAFDVLSNDTPDASNQAFVIDSIQTPSQGGSVRKSEDGTQFFYSPMADFNGSEQVTYTIRDTGGGLSVGTVTFTVTAVNDAPPISDSTVGINRGGVEKLALAVNGLPANVDSGETLSFANLGTPTAGGTVRIDTATGSIFYKAPSASFTGSDSFTYEVQDGSGLTSTGTITVEVSDYTERDVFLTFAESGIQPSQLHGIVLRGTDALDAEVEVPLSSLGGQYSFQNVLPGNYTVEIPAIPFFENTREMQQISVISGPDDGDTSVNASVGRLLPQYISIRDWLGSTPRQSLLLAIQPGEASTLLIPSAATSSIDTPAVALDEDGETLTITGTRTVTDSSTGTTSTESVRATLPTVNDRRVQARGEAGEMRLYRVSVETSDVTFETVSSGSAAAAEGEAISAAAATPSILLGGVQAEGESLAASSVSRTDLFVPVADDAASVSAAAPDDSVDAAMQDIATELTFRSKSADAVAENSLSDNPLAHDAIDALIATDL, encoded by the coding sequence ATGCGACGCAATTCCGAGAACCGCTCGACTGCCGCAAACGATTCGAACCACGCTGCTTCCGCAAAGCGAAGTCTGCTTCGTCAACTGATCGGGCGGCTCGGTTTTCCTAGCACAGGGTTGGGTGGCAATGCACCGGTTTCGTCCAAACGAGACCGTTTGCTGCTTGAATCGCTTGAACCGCGTCAATTGATGGCAGGCGACATGGAAATGCTGTTCACCGACGGTGTCACGTCGAGCGATACCTCGGCGGTCCAAACCAGCACCACCGCGGTGACAACCGTTGATCGCAGCGCCGAAGGTGAGGCGGCACCCGACTTGGTCCAATTCGCAAAGGACTTGGCCGACGCGGGCGTGATTTTCTACGGTGCTCATTGGTGCCCCCCCTGCAGTCAGCAAAAAGCGTTGTTCGAGGACGGCCAGGATAATTTGCCGTTCGTGGAAGTGACGAACCCTGACCGCACCCCGGGGCAAATCGCGATCGATGAGGGCATCACGAGCTATCCGACATGGGAATTCCCCGACAGTTCGCGATTGCAGGGTGTCCAATCCCTTGCGACGCTCTCGGCGCGTAGCGGCGTGCCGATCCCACAAAGCGACCAGCCAGTCTTTGAACCGATCGGTGACAAGACTGTTCAAATTGGTGCCCCGCTCCATATTCCGGTCGATGCCTACGATCCCGATGGCGGGCCCTTGACTGTTACCGTTTCGGTCGCCGATTCGAACTTACTCGAAGCGGTCGTACTGGATGGCAATCGGTCGATCCGTATCGATATGGAAACTTACGGCGACATGGTGTTCGAGCTGTTCGAAAACCGTGCCCCAGCCGCTACCGGACGGGTCATTGAGTTGGCGGAAGACAATTTTTATGACGGAATTCTGTTTCACCGCATCATCGACGACTTTGTGTTGCAAGCGGGTGATCCAACAGGGACCGGTGCGGGCGGCTCCGACTTGGGCGATTTTGACGACGACTTTCATCCTGAATTGGTTCACACCGGATCCGGCATCTTGTCGTATGCCAAAGCGGGCGACGATACGAACGATTCGCAATTCTTTATTACCGAAGGTCCTCAACGCTTCCTCGATTTTAACCACAGCGTGTTTGGACAATTGGTGGAAGGCGAGGACGTTCGTGAGGCGATCAGCGAGCATGCACGGGTCAACCCGAATGGCAACCCAGCGGACAACAATCCGACGACGCCGATCAAGATCAGCACCATCGACGTTTTCGAGGACACCGAGAACTCCGTCGTGATGCTCAAGGCAACCGGTACGGCAACGGGAACAACCAATGTCACGTTCACGGTGGCCGACCAGGATGGCAATACGTTTTCCGAGACGATCGCCGTGTCGGTCGTCGCCGACAATGCGAACAGCCAACCGTTTTTAAACCCCATCACGACGCCGGCCGCAGTCAACAAGAACACGGCAGCGACCTTGCAGTTATCCAGCACCGACATCGAAGGCGACGCAGTCAGTTATTTCGTTTCCAGCGGTAGCGCAAGTGTCAGCGCCAGCGTGAATGCAACCACGGGCCTTGTCACGGTGACTCCCGTCGCCGGCTTCACCGGAACCGTGCCCGTGACCGTGGGCGTGCGGCCTGGCGTGGGCGTGACAGGGAACAGCTCCTCGGATCAAGATACTCAGCTTGTCGCGTTTACGTTTGAGGACAATTCGGTTGCCACGCCGAGCGGCTTGGACCTGCTGGCGGCCAGCGACACGGGCGTCAGCGACACCGACAACATCACCAAGGCAGGTTCGTTGTCGTTTGTTGTCAGTGGCGTGACAAGCGGTGCGACCGTGGAATTGGTCAATGCAACGACGGGTGCCGTGCTTGGCGTCGGTGCTGCAACCAATTCGACGGTGACGATTACCACCAGCAACATCGCGGCGCTCGGCGACGGGACCTACAGCGTGGCCGCTCGGCAACGGATAGGGACGACCAACAGTCCGTTAACGTCGTCTTTGGTTGTCACGTACGACACCGTCTCACCAACCTCGGTTGTTTCGTCGGCGACGACTCAAGCGAACGTGGGTCGTCCCTTCACGACGGACCTGATCAACGCCGAGGAAGGAGCCGGTCTTGTCTACGCGCTGTCGGGGACCTCACCGACCGCAATGACGATCAATGCGGCAACCGGCCAGATCACCTGGACACCGACGGCGGCCCAGATCGGGACCAACACGGTTTCGTTGACCCTAACCGACAGCGCTGGGAACGTTCGCACGGAATCGTTTGACGTTACAGTAGCGGGAGAGCCACTTGCCGAAATCAAGTTGACCTTGACGGATTTGCAAGGCAACTTGATCACCAAAGTCCAACCTGGTCAAGAATTTTTGCTGAATCTGATCGGCGTGGATGCTCGCGACGAAGAGGATCGCGACGGTATCTTTGCCGCGTTCGCGGACGTTTTGTTCGACAATTCTCTGATCCGCCCCGTTCCGGGAGCCGGCATTGATTTCACGGATCGATTCCCGACCGTCCAGAAGGGAACGTTCTCCAATGGGCTGATTGACGAAGTGGGCGCTGCGACCGACCGATTGACGCCGAGCCAGCTGAAGGACAGCTTGATCGCGACGATTCGTATGGAAGCCTTGCAAAGTGGCACGGTCAACATTCGATCGGAACCGGCCGATGCGTCCGACAGCGAAGTGCTGTTGTACGGCAACAATGATCGCATTCCTGCCGACACGGTCGCCTATGGCGCCGTCGCGTTAGCGATCGGTCAGAACTTCATCGTTGCCGACGACACGATCACCGTCGCTGAGGATTCCGGCGTGACGCTTGTCGATGTGTTGGCCAACGACACGATTGTCTCCGGAAACGGGACGCTCAGTGTTGTCTCAGCAACCCAACCGACCAACGGCGCTGCGGTGTCGGTCGATGATGGTGAGGTGCGATTCCTGCTCGACAGTAATTTTAATGGCGACTTTGAATTCACCTACCAAGTCCGTGACAACGAAGGCATTCAAGAAACCGCCACGGTCACGGTCACGGTGACTCCCGTGAACGACCCGCCCGTCGGCGTCGATGACACGTTTAACGTCGACCAAGGATCGACGGGCAACGCCTTCGACGTGATCGCCAACGACACGCTCGGACCGGATAGCGGTGAAACACTAACGGTTTCCGAAGTCGGCACGTCAACCGCCGGTGCGACGATGACCCTTTCGAGCGACAAGAAATCGATTCTTTACACGCCACCGGCAAGCTTTACGGGCACCGACACGTTTACGTACACGGTTACCGATGGTGGTTTGACCGATCAAGTGACCGTCACGGTCACGGTGGCTCCCGCGGACCCACCTCCAACGGCCGTCGACGATACGTTCTCCGTGACCGAAGACGATGCCGAAGCCGCTTTCGATGTCCTCAGCAACGACACACCCGACGCATCCAACCAAGCTTTTGTCATCGACTCGATCCAAACGCCCAGCCAAGGTGGATCCGTTCGCAAGAGCGAGGATGGGACTCAGTTCTTCTACTCGCCCATGGCGGACTTCAACGGCAGCGAACAAGTCACGTACACGATTCGTGACACCGGAGGTGGTTTGTCCGTCGGAACGGTGACCTTTACCGTCACGGCGGTCAATGATGCGCCACCCATCAGCGACTCGACCGTCGGCATCAACCGTGGCGGCGTCGAAAAATTGGCATTGGCGGTTAACGGGCTGCCAGCAAACGTCGATTCAGGGGAAACCTTGTCGTTTGCCAATCTGGGGACACCCACCGCAGGCGGTACCGTTCGGATTGATACGGCGACCGGTTCCATCTTCTACAAGGCTCCATCCGCTTCGTTTACAGGCTCCGACAGCTTCACCTACGAGGTGCAAGACGGATCGGGATTGACGAGTACGGGAACGATCACCGTTGAGGTCTCTGACTATACCGAACGCGACGTCTTTTTGACCTTCGCCGAATCGGGGATTCAACCGTCGCAGTTGCATGGAATTGTGCTGCGAGGCACCGACGCGCTCGACGCCGAAGTCGAGGTCCCCTTGTCGTCACTTGGCGGTCAGTACTCCTTCCAGAACGTGTTACCGGGTAACTACACCGTTGAGATTCCGGCGATCCCGTTCTTTGAAAACACCCGTGAAATGCAGCAGATCTCCGTGATCAGTGGCCCAGATGACGGAGACACATCGGTCAACGCGTCGGTTGGCCGTCTATTGCCACAGTACATTTCGATCCGCGATTGGTTAGGCTCGACGCCTCGCCAATCCTTGCTTCTAGCGATCCAGCCTGGCGAGGCCAGCACGCTTTTGATTCCAAGCGCTGCGACGAGTTCGATCGATACACCTGCGGTTGCATTGGATGAGGATGGCGAAACCTTGACGATCACGGGGACACGAACCGTCACCGATTCGAGCACCGGGACAACCAGCACGGAATCGGTCCGAGCCACCCTACCGACGGTGAACGATCGGCGCGTGCAAGCTCGCGGCGAGGCAGGCGAGATGCGTCTGTACCGCGTCAGTGTCGAGACAAGCGATGTAACGTTCGAGACGGTGTCGAGCGGATCAGCCGCCGCCGCCGAAGGCGAAGCGATCTCGGCTGCAGCAGCGACTCCATCGATCCTGCTCGGCGGTGTGCAAGCTGAAGGCGAATCTCTGGCAGCAAGCTCCGTTTCACGCACCGATCTCTTTGTGCCTGTCGCCGACGACGCCGCCTCGGTTTCCGCCGCTGCGCCCGACGATTCGGTGGACGCAGCCATGCAGGACATCGCGACAGAGTTGACGTTTCGGTCCAAGTCAGCTGACGCCGTTGCCGAAAATTCACTGAGCGACAACCCGCTCGCTCACGACGCAATTGACGCCCTGATTGCGACCGATTTGTAG
- a CDS encoding alpha/beta hydrolase fold domain-containing protein, with protein sequence MRLPFACCCCFLFPLLAQAQSRMDSPEFSGTRAETYKTVGDVSLRLWVFEPDGHQATDKRPAIVFFFGGGWKSGSPGQFEPHCRYLASRGIVAMTADYRVRTRHGTLADRCVTDAKSAVRWVRRNAPRLGVDPNRIVAGGGSAGGHLAACTGVVPGFDEIDEDLSVSSVPNALALFNPAVLLASFQGVTLDSEKLTDLTTRTGVPPQQISPIHHVESGQPPTIIFHGKSDTTVPYKTVEKYAEQSNAAGNRCELKAYVGAVHGFFNHGKGDKPTEYYQRTLFQLDEFLASLGYVDGPPTIQNPESLTRRLRGDFLNSRIRFEREKRGSVVFLGGSITEMDGYRPILMEHLQNRFPETQFTFTNAGIASTCSTTGAFRVQRDVLSAKPDLLFVEFAVNDDQDAGHSVRECIRGMEGVLRHALTDNPNLDIVVTHFVNPAMLDLLQQGITPTSSGAHDAVAVHYSVTSSDLAREVANRITSGDLTWKVFGGTHPKPAGNRIAADLIIDMLDRAWAMPLEKDAKIKKHRLPRPIDPNSYFGGRLLDHASAELGVGWSQEVPQWSSLPGQLRDRYADTEMLVANDPGAELSLRFQGTALGAFVLAGPDAGTLEGSIDGEPIQSIDLYHRFSKGIHYPRTVMFAADLADGPHHAILRVRQAANAESKGTAVRVLHFVANESDLQ encoded by the coding sequence GTGCGTTTACCATTTGCTTGCTGTTGTTGTTTTTTGTTTCCGCTGCTTGCCCAGGCCCAGAGCCGCATGGATTCACCCGAGTTCTCCGGCACACGTGCCGAAACTTACAAGACGGTTGGCGACGTGTCGCTCAGGCTTTGGGTTTTCGAACCCGACGGGCACCAAGCCACGGACAAACGACCCGCGATCGTCTTCTTTTTCGGTGGCGGTTGGAAATCCGGAAGCCCCGGACAATTTGAACCCCATTGCCGCTACCTTGCCTCGCGTGGCATCGTGGCAATGACCGCTGATTATCGTGTTCGCACTCGTCACGGCACACTTGCCGATCGTTGCGTTACCGATGCGAAATCCGCAGTGCGATGGGTACGACGCAACGCACCGCGATTGGGTGTCGACCCAAATCGCATCGTCGCAGGCGGAGGTTCCGCGGGCGGCCATTTGGCGGCATGTACCGGCGTGGTTCCTGGTTTTGACGAAATCGACGAGGACCTATCGGTTAGCAGTGTTCCCAATGCGCTGGCCCTCTTCAATCCAGCTGTGTTACTTGCGTCATTCCAGGGCGTGACGTTGGACAGCGAAAAGCTGACAGACCTTACCACACGCACCGGTGTGCCCCCCCAACAAATCTCGCCCATTCACCACGTCGAAAGCGGCCAGCCACCGACCATCATCTTTCACGGCAAATCCGATACGACCGTTCCCTACAAGACCGTAGAGAAGTATGCGGAACAGTCCAACGCTGCTGGCAATCGCTGCGAATTGAAGGCCTACGTCGGCGCGGTGCATGGATTTTTCAATCATGGCAAAGGCGACAAACCAACGGAATACTATCAGCGAACGCTGTTTCAATTGGATGAATTCCTTGCTTCGCTTGGGTATGTGGATGGTCCGCCGACGATTCAAAATCCTGAGTCCCTGACCAGGCGATTGCGTGGCGATTTTTTGAATTCACGCATTCGTTTTGAGCGAGAGAAACGTGGCAGTGTTGTATTTCTGGGTGGTTCGATCACGGAGATGGACGGCTATCGGCCAATACTGATGGAGCATCTACAAAACCGATTTCCCGAGACGCAGTTCACCTTTACCAACGCAGGGATTGCCTCGACGTGCTCGACGACGGGTGCTTTTCGAGTTCAGCGCGATGTGCTGTCGGCAAAACCCGACTTGTTGTTTGTCGAGTTCGCAGTCAACGATGACCAAGACGCTGGGCACTCTGTGAGGGAATGTATCCGGGGAATGGAAGGCGTGCTGCGGCATGCGTTGACCGACAACCCGAACTTGGACATCGTGGTCACGCACTTTGTGAATCCCGCGATGCTGGATCTTCTACAGCAAGGCATCACACCTACGTCCAGTGGCGCTCATGACGCGGTGGCCGTTCACTACTCCGTCACCAGTAGCGACTTGGCACGCGAGGTCGCAAATCGAATCACGAGCGGCGATCTGACTTGGAAAGTCTTTGGTGGCACCCACCCCAAGCCCGCTGGAAATCGGATCGCAGCCGACCTGATCATTGACATGCTTGATCGGGCCTGGGCCATGCCGCTGGAAAAGGATGCCAAAATCAAAAAGCATCGACTCCCCCGGCCGATCGATCCCAATAGCTACTTTGGTGGTCGGCTGTTGGATCACGCTTCCGCTGAATTGGGAGTCGGCTGGTCGCAAGAAGTTCCGCAGTGGTCTTCGCTCCCCGGGCAACTGCGGGATCGGTATGCCGATACCGAGATGCTAGTTGCTAACGACCCAGGAGCCGAATTATCACTCCGCTTTCAAGGGACGGCCTTAGGCGCTTTTGTTTTGGCCGGACCGGACGCCGGAACCCTCGAAGGTTCCATCGATGGAGAACCCATTCAGTCGATCGATCTTTACCATCGGTTCAGCAAGGGCATTCACTATCCGCGCACGGTCATGTTTGCCGCAGATCTGGCGGACGGTCCCCACCATGCGATCCTCCGGGTCAGGCAGGCCGCAAACGCCGAGAGCAAGGGAACGGCAGTCAGGGTTCTGCATTTCGTCGCCAATGAATCGGATCTGCAATAA
- a CDS encoding enolase C-terminal domain-like protein, with amino-acid sequence MKSAALSCGISTLAPSSSSHGMGQQKIDYATLDAVLKQPVLKRELFPNPVIIESVELLRDRNNFICRVRSSDGAEGISVGHPFIGKQSYPVFLNRLVPAFERQDARDLDRLIYKVSESSVKTQGVPLCVQIATLEFAILDMLGNIADKPAGCLIGDICNPDVSIYLGHHLASFRKLEPQRSLELMQEDVQRTSAKAVKLRAGRGDNLASDIDNAPGRTEKLIRMAREVFGDQMVLMIDGNGSYGVDEAIRIGKILEEYDYYFYEEPLPWDWYEEQKQVEAALTIPMAGGEEEFGMHAFRYLIGNEVFQIVQPDLFYFGGMIRTMKVARMAQAAGLKITPHISGGGLGYVYMLQMVSVCPAAAEYHEFKMFETKDANGTTIPVESKAETFQSINGVIKVPSGSGLGVTIDPDYIKTHTPAAR; translated from the coding sequence ATGAAATCTGCGGCACTGTCATGTGGGATTTCAACGCTAGCTCCGTCGAGTTCGTCTCATGGAATGGGACAGCAAAAGATCGACTATGCCACCCTCGACGCCGTACTCAAGCAGCCTGTCTTGAAGCGAGAGCTGTTTCCCAATCCCGTGATCATTGAATCTGTCGAATTGCTACGGGATCGAAACAACTTTATCTGTCGGGTGCGATCCTCCGATGGGGCGGAGGGGATTTCGGTGGGCCATCCGTTCATTGGCAAGCAAAGTTACCCAGTGTTTCTGAATCGGTTGGTGCCGGCGTTTGAGCGACAGGATGCCCGCGATCTCGATCGCCTGATCTACAAGGTTTCCGAATCGTCTGTCAAAACGCAAGGTGTACCGCTATGTGTACAGATCGCTACACTCGAGTTTGCCATCCTTGATATGTTGGGCAACATCGCGGACAAGCCTGCGGGTTGCTTGATCGGCGACATCTGCAATCCCGATGTATCGATTTACTTGGGGCACCATTTGGCGAGCTTCCGAAAATTGGAACCGCAACGGTCGCTTGAATTGATGCAAGAGGATGTGCAGCGAACAAGTGCCAAGGCGGTCAAACTTCGCGCAGGCCGCGGTGACAATCTGGCCTCTGACATCGACAACGCGCCGGGCCGCACGGAAAAGCTGATACGAATGGCAAGGGAAGTCTTTGGCGATCAGATGGTACTGATGATTGATGGCAATGGATCGTATGGAGTGGACGAGGCGATCCGAATTGGCAAGATCCTTGAGGAGTACGACTACTATTTCTACGAGGAGCCACTGCCGTGGGATTGGTATGAAGAGCAAAAACAAGTCGAAGCGGCACTGACGATTCCGATGGCAGGCGGAGAAGAGGAGTTTGGAATGCACGCCTTCCGCTATCTGATCGGTAATGAGGTCTTTCAAATCGTTCAGCCCGATCTGTTCTATTTCGGCGGCATGATCCGAACGATGAAGGTGGCGCGGATGGCCCAGGCCGCTGGACTGAAAATCACGCCGCATATCTCCGGTGGAGGTCTTGGTTACGTCTACATGCTGCAGATGGTTTCCGTCTGCCCCGCCGCGGCGGAGTACCACGAGTTCAAAATGTTTGAAACCAAGGATGCCAACGGCACCACGATCCCGGTCGAAAGCAAGGCCGAAACTTTTCAGTCCATCAACGGAGTCATCAAGGTTCCCAGTGGCTCCGGTCTCGGCGTGACAATCGATCCGGACTATATCAAGACTCACACACCAGCGGCTCGTTAG
- a CDS encoding LamG-like jellyroll fold domain-containing protein, with amino-acid sequence MKEEKRDELLKLLELHFDKSAGPESRRRLADLVIDDTEAQTFYVEQCQLHAMLAWEHGVMPEVTFAEETASTGNSRAFTDRMESAARWRRIAIAACILLFSSLIWTLSDRLMTHDHRNQPLARNESLKVSAVVAWSQRDRVGMIAQSMGARLSVPEVEVSLHKGDIARTGIYVLTSGLVELNFDRGIEVIIESPARFEIESEMRMVLHRGSVSAKVSPAGEGFAIDTPSVSVVDFGTEFGIEVLDDRSSEVHVFDGEVDVRPLRAPPNTDAVRLRSDQATRVDETGVIPQGIDIDHDRFIRDLNEPNTSDKRYAQIVRSLGPAVFLRMGVANDGKTLRGLGANQSTGVIESGGMTQPPFASGRVGGSLRFGGPQRRAYAWINDYPKTTTGQLSVCAWVRAESRTRWAAIAKHWAVELVNNGQENTGLGGQFHFGLYDDDGDLEVQVRDQHGDIVGLREREPLPLHRWQHVAFVADGETLTLYRNGKPVASTACEGIAIDGPTRLGIAAKLDPSGQGPDTRNPGFWQGRIDELAIFDQALTESQLSELFNSVSVR; translated from the coding sequence ATGAAGGAGGAAAAACGAGATGAGCTCTTAAAGCTCTTAGAGTTGCACTTTGACAAGTCTGCCGGTCCTGAGTCGCGAAGACGATTAGCGGATCTTGTTATTGATGATACGGAGGCTCAAACGTTCTATGTCGAGCAATGCCAGTTGCACGCCATGCTTGCCTGGGAACATGGTGTTATGCCCGAGGTTACCTTCGCAGAGGAGACGGCAAGTACGGGAAATTCGCGTGCCTTTACCGATCGCATGGAATCGGCTGCGCGTTGGCGGAGGATCGCAATCGCGGCATGCATTCTGTTGTTCAGTTCGTTGATCTGGACGTTGTCCGATCGATTGATGACACACGACCACCGCAACCAACCGTTGGCGAGGAACGAAAGTCTCAAGGTCTCCGCCGTGGTCGCATGGAGCCAACGTGATCGCGTTGGCATGATTGCGCAAAGCATGGGAGCGAGGCTTTCGGTGCCAGAGGTCGAAGTCTCGCTGCACAAAGGCGACATCGCAAGAACCGGGATCTACGTATTAACGAGCGGACTGGTGGAACTGAATTTCGACAGGGGAATCGAGGTGATCATTGAGTCGCCCGCCCGATTTGAAATCGAAAGTGAAATGCGAATGGTTCTTCATCGTGGTAGCGTCTCCGCCAAGGTATCCCCGGCCGGCGAAGGTTTTGCAATCGACACTCCCTCTGTCAGCGTCGTCGACTTTGGAACCGAGTTTGGCATCGAAGTTCTGGACGACCGCAGTAGCGAGGTTCATGTTTTTGATGGTGAGGTAGACGTCCGACCGCTCAGGGCACCGCCCAACACCGATGCCGTACGTCTGCGAAGCGACCAGGCCACACGGGTAGATGAAACGGGAGTGATTCCTCAGGGCATCGACATCGACCACGACCGATTCATTCGCGACCTCAACGAACCGAATACGAGTGACAAACGGTATGCCCAGATCGTTCGATCGCTTGGGCCCGCCGTGTTTTTGCGGATGGGCGTCGCGAACGATGGCAAGACCCTCCGCGGGCTCGGCGCAAACCAATCAACAGGAGTCATTGAGAGCGGAGGAATGACGCAGCCACCGTTCGCGTCCGGTCGCGTGGGCGGCTCGTTGCGGTTTGGAGGACCGCAGCGACGAGCGTACGCCTGGATCAATGACTATCCCAAAACGACGACCGGACAATTGAGCGTTTGTGCCTGGGTCCGCGCCGAGAGTCGCACGCGCTGGGCCGCGATAGCAAAACACTGGGCTGTCGAACTGGTGAACAACGGACAAGAAAATACGGGTCTCGGCGGACAGTTCCATTTCGGGCTCTACGACGACGACGGTGACTTGGAAGTCCAGGTTCGTGATCAACACGGCGATATCGTTGGGCTGCGAGAGCGAGAACCCCTGCCTCTTCATCGCTGGCAACACGTCGCGTTCGTCGCAGATGGTGAAACGCTAACCCTCTACCGTAACGGCAAGCCCGTTGCTTCGACGGCCTGCGAAGGAATTGCCATCGACGGCCCCACACGACTCGGCATTGCGGCGAAACTCGATCCTAGCGGTCAGGGTCCCGACACTCGCAACCCGGGATTCTGGCAAGGTCGCATCGACGAACTCGCAATTTTTGACCAAGCCCTGACGGAGTCGCAGCTCAGCGAACTTTTCAACAGCGTGAGTGTTCGTTAG
- a CDS encoding sigma-70 family RNA polymerase sigma factor, whose protein sequence is MKRTPEFIQLLTSSQSRLYGYIMSLVLDPDQASDVLQQTNAILWEREENFELGTNFIAWSFRIAYYQVLAHRKQQQRDRLTFDTGLLSDLAQVASDRDEVFETRQRMMRQCLEKLNSRQGEFIQRRYYAGSTLESIASETEMTINAVKQLLFRARNALTRCIDASLEREASS, encoded by the coding sequence ATGAAACGCACTCCAGAGTTCATTCAGCTGCTCACCAGCAGCCAGAGCAGGTTGTATGGCTATATCATGTCGCTCGTGCTCGATCCTGACCAAGCCAGTGATGTGCTGCAACAGACCAACGCCATTCTATGGGAACGCGAGGAAAATTTCGAGTTGGGCACGAACTTCATCGCTTGGTCGTTTCGGATCGCCTACTACCAAGTGCTCGCACATCGTAAACAACAGCAGCGTGATCGGCTTACTTTCGATACCGGTTTGCTGTCGGACCTCGCTCAGGTTGCAAGCGACCGAGACGAGGTTTTTGAAACTCGCCAACGAATGATGAGACAGTGTCTCGAGAAGCTCAATTCGCGGCAGGGTGAATTCATCCAACGCCGCTACTACGCCGGTTCAACACTTGAATCCATCGCGAGCGAGACCGAGATGACGATCAATGCGGTCAAGCAACTGTTGTTTCGGGCTCGCAATGCCCTCACGCGCTGTATCGACGCCAGCTTGGAAAGAGAGGCCTCATCATGA